A window from Candidatus Bathyarchaeota archaeon encodes these proteins:
- a CDS encoding ABC transporter permease: protein MRLWKSWIVTKKDLSVIKRNKYVLYSLIAMPIVLGVVLPIAFIFSLGAGADQLSGTEMMQAVEQVVNLGSMYFVLIPAILPSIIASYSFVGEKIEKSLEPLLATPTTDGELLLGKSLASFVPCMAVTYLAAAIYVPIMDYWTYTTLGVILLPNLYWVLLMFVITPLGCVMSVLANVIVSSKVSDIRAAQQLGGLVVLPLIFVVLFGSIFTAASLLLAGIVIFGLALADVALFYLSKETFKREEILTNWK from the coding sequence ATGAGACTTTGGAAATCGTGGATAGTAACCAAAAAAGACCTAAGCGTAATTAAACGCAACAAATACGTGCTCTACAGCTTAATAGCGATGCCCATAGTGTTAGGTGTCGTTTTGCCTATAGCTTTCATTTTCAGTTTAGGCGCAGGCGCCGATCAACTAAGCGGCACAGAAATGATGCAGGCCGTGGAGCAAGTTGTGAACTTAGGTTCAATGTACTTCGTGCTCATACCCGCCATCCTGCCCTCAATCATTGCCTCATACAGTTTTGTGGGCGAAAAAATTGAGAAAAGCCTCGAACCGCTACTGGCAACGCCTACAACCGACGGCGAATTGCTCCTAGGCAAAAGCTTAGCCTCGTTTGTGCCCTGCATGGCAGTCACCTACTTAGCAGCCGCCATATACGTGCCCATCATGGACTACTGGACCTACACAACCCTTGGCGTCATCTTGCTACCCAACCTCTACTGGGTGCTACTAATGTTTGTCATCACACCCTTGGGTTGCGTCATGAGCGTCTTAGCCAACGTCATCGTCTCCTCCAAAGTCAGCGACATCCGAGCAGCCCAACAACTCGGCGGATTAGTCGTGTTGCCCCTGATATTTGTCGTCCTGTTTGGCTCCATATTCACCGCCGCATCACTGTTGCTAGCCGGAATCGTCATCTTTGGCTTGGCCCTCGCCGACGTCG
- a CDS encoding ABC transporter ATP-binding protein encodes MIDTQNLTRKFGNLTAVEDLTLHVNDGEVFGFLGPNGAGKTTTVRMLCCLIGKTSGEATIGNYNVSKEADCLNIRKMVGFLPENVGLYDSLSAYRNLDFYGQLYEVPEAKRKENIQRLLTLLGIWNRRDDAVATFSKGMKQKLAIARALIHDPQLLFLDEPTANLDPEASKTVRDFVLELKKEKRTIFINTHNLTETERLCDRIAILKTKLITVDSPQNLQHSLYNRKTIVHLTSVPASVVAAVQGLGVSENVRVSDNKLILDIENPERDNPAVVRAIVEAGGSVQYVTELRSTLEDVYLKLIREVSA; translated from the coding sequence ATGATTGACACCCAAAACCTAACCCGAAAATTCGGCAACCTGACCGCTGTAGAAGACCTCACCCTACACGTAAATGACGGCGAAGTCTTCGGCTTCTTAGGCCCCAACGGCGCAGGAAAAACCACCACGGTGCGCATGCTCTGCTGTCTCATAGGCAAAACAAGCGGCGAAGCCACCATAGGCAACTACAACGTCAGCAAAGAAGCGGACTGCCTAAACATCAGAAAAATGGTTGGCTTCCTACCCGAAAACGTAGGCCTATACGACAGCCTAAGCGCGTACCGCAACCTCGACTTCTACGGACAACTCTACGAAGTCCCCGAAGCCAAACGAAAAGAAAACATCCAACGTCTCCTCACGCTTTTAGGCATCTGGAACCGCCGAGACGACGCAGTGGCCACCTTTAGCAAAGGCATGAAGCAAAAACTCGCCATAGCACGCGCCCTCATCCACGACCCACAGCTCCTATTCCTTGACGAACCCACCGCCAACCTCGACCCTGAAGCCTCAAAAACCGTCCGCGACTTCGTATTAGAACTCAAAAAAGAAAAACGCACCATATTCATCAACACCCACAACTTAACCGAAACCGAGCGCCTTTGCGACCGCATTGCCATCCTCAAAACCAAACTAATCACCGTGGATTCTCCCCAAAATCTCCAGCATAGCCTCTACAACCGAAAAACCATCGTGCACTTAACCAGCGTTCCAGCGAGCGTGGTGGCTGCGGTGCAGGGTTTAGGTGTTTCGGAGAATGTTCGGGTCAGCGATAACAAGTTGATTTTAGACATTGAGAACCCTGAGCGTGATAACCCTGCGGTGGTGCGTGCCATCGTGGAAGCAGGCGGCAGCGTCCAGTATGTGACGGAGCTGCGGTCTACGCTTGAAGATGTCTATCTAAAACTCATTCGGGAGGTATCTGCATGA
- a CDS encoding winged helix-turn-helix domain-containing protein has translation MKLLKILDSQSAKLVTDVINQAILKELVNQPQSVSDLTVKLNIPTLKLWRRIQKLQKANLIEQTGTQKKGNLEKKLYRSTATYFAPQQFLNFKPKNPQLTTAFEIYSEIQNILMTKMAAYNEVPQDADPVDYSLYANMVVFADICGQPRVQARIVELERELTKFKEQGGYKPSS, from the coding sequence ATGAAACTCCTTAAAATTTTGGACTCCCAAAGCGCCAAGCTCGTCACCGACGTCATCAACCAAGCAATCCTCAAAGAACTCGTCAACCAACCCCAATCCGTCTCCGACCTCACCGTAAAACTCAACATTCCCACACTCAAACTCTGGCGGAGAATCCAAAAACTCCAAAAAGCGAACCTCATCGAACAAACCGGCACCCAAAAAAAAGGCAACCTCGAAAAAAAACTATATCGCTCAACCGCCACCTACTTCGCGCCACAACAATTCTTAAACTTCAAACCCAAAAATCCCCAGTTAACAACGGCATTTGAAATTTACTCAGAAATCCAAAACATCCTCATGACTAAAATGGCTGCTTACAACGAGGTCCCACAAGACGCCGACCCTGTGGACTACTCGCTCTATGCCAACATGGTGGTGTTCGCGGACATCTGTGGCCAACCCCGTGTCCAAGCACGAATCGTCGAATTAGAACGCGAGCTTACCAAATTCAAAGAACAAGGCGGCTACAAACCCAGCAGTTAA
- a CDS encoding insulinase family protein: MTSNMFWSRSLLDNNLRVLLYPKESANTTQLSLAVEYGSNHEPPENAGVAHFIEHMLAGGSQKRIALSRKAEDSGGVMDFFTDHEYMMSTIDVLPNKLTEAADILSKVFFDEDFEQQKFDSEQKIILNELAEVADEPNEQVEEMLLSSLFKNHPVKRPVGGYPKTVKKITLKKLKEAYRTNYVAENMILILSGNYAEEDAQTALGVFSDKAKGQAPKRAERKPETKAPKELVVKEKAGLTQSYLNVGARTVCCSHKDAVVLNLAGVILGGGTSSRLFAELRENHPITYDVNATHVKGLDYGYLGVSCAVAAKNVGKARKLISKEFVKLRTQAVPAEELEKSKNMIVGAALRGLDSLEDTPDILAYMEIHFRNENALLKYIDEVKAVTEADILRVANRYLQEDQFATAILNPAK, from the coding sequence ATGACAAGTAACATGTTTTGGAGCCGAAGCCTCCTTGACAATAACCTCCGAGTGCTGCTCTACCCCAAAGAATCCGCCAACACCACCCAACTATCACTCGCTGTTGAGTATGGCTCCAACCATGAACCTCCAGAAAACGCAGGCGTAGCCCACTTCATCGAGCACATGCTAGCAGGCGGCTCCCAAAAACGTATTGCCCTGTCACGAAAAGCCGAAGATTCAGGCGGCGTCATGGATTTCTTCACTGACCACGAATACATGATGAGCACCATAGACGTCCTACCCAACAAACTAACCGAGGCAGCCGACATCCTGTCAAAGGTCTTTTTTGATGAAGACTTTGAACAACAAAAATTTGACAGCGAACAAAAAATCATACTCAACGAACTCGCAGAAGTCGCCGATGAACCTAACGAGCAAGTCGAAGAAATGCTTCTAAGTTCGCTGTTTAAGAATCACCCCGTTAAGCGACCCGTCGGCGGCTACCCTAAAACCGTGAAGAAAATCACGCTAAAAAAACTCAAAGAAGCCTACCGAACCAATTACGTCGCGGAGAACATGATTTTGATTTTATCAGGTAACTACGCCGAGGAAGATGCGCAGACAGCTCTGGGCGTATTCAGTGACAAGGCTAAAGGGCAGGCGCCTAAAAGGGCTGAAAGGAAACCTGAGACAAAAGCGCCTAAAGAGTTGGTGGTCAAAGAAAAAGCGGGATTAACCCAGTCCTACCTTAACGTCGGCGCCCGAACGGTATGTTGCAGTCACAAGGACGCGGTGGTCCTTAATTTGGCGGGTGTAATTCTTGGTGGCGGAACCAGTTCTCGCCTGTTTGCGGAGTTACGCGAAAACCACCCCATAACCTATGATGTTAACGCAACGCACGTCAAAGGCTTAGATTATGGGTACTTGGGCGTTAGCTGCGCAGTAGCCGCCAAGAATGTAGGTAAAGCCCGCAAATTAATCAGCAAAGAATTCGTTAAACTTCGCACGCAAGCCGTACCCGCTGAAGAGTTGGAAAAGAGCAAAAACATGATTGTAGGCGCCGCCTTACGGGGGCTAGATAGTTTAGAGGATACCCCGGACATTTTGGCGTATATGGAGATTCATTTCCGAAACGAAAACGCGCTTCTAAAATACATCGATGAAGTTAAGGCGGTGACTGAGGCGGATATTTTGCGTGTTGCTAACCGATATCTCCAAGAAGATCAATTTGCCACGGCGATTCTAAATCCTGCAAAATAG
- a CDS encoding collagen-like protein codes for MKQQHKNIALLIMLCGVLAVAFVSTVNAATTSITITDIDDTNMINVTGTGFDADETVTLTLINQTDSSTAYTFTEDVTTDSEGAFDTNLTIPSGIYGTFDLTAETSDASADDEYTLSGSATLTATPDDSNILAVTGTGFNAEEDVTLTLNDTSEVVYTFSDTITTDEYGNFTVTVIVPTSLSGDYTLGAETSTADASVDISVPDLTGPTGATGQTGVAGEVGATGAPGTPADPTYEYVAVALSLVAVGISIATVMKKH; via the coding sequence TTGAAGCAACAACACAAAAACATCGCGCTCTTAATCATGCTTTGTGGAGTCCTTGCGGTCGCATTTGTATCCACCGTAAACGCGGCAACAACATCGATTACTATCACTGACATCGATGACACCAATATGATTAACGTTACCGGCACAGGCTTTGACGCTGACGAAACCGTAACATTAACCCTCATAAATCAAACGGATAGTTCTACTGCGTACACCTTTACTGAAGACGTAACCACTGACAGCGAAGGCGCATTTGACACAAACCTAACTATACCAAGCGGTATCTATGGAACCTTTGATTTAACCGCTGAAACCTCCGATGCTTCTGCTGACGATGAATACACCCTCTCTGGTTCTGCAACTCTAACGGCGACACCTGACGACAGCAACATCCTCGCAGTTACCGGTACAGGATTTAACGCTGAAGAAGACGTGACCCTCACCTTAAACGACACCTCCGAAGTAGTTTACACCTTCTCCGACACTATAACCACAGATGAATATGGCAACTTCACCGTGACAGTCATTGTTCCCACAAGCCTCAGCGGAGACTACACACTCGGCGCCGAAACAAGCACAGCAGACGCATCCGTTGACATAAGCGTTCCAGACCTCACTGGACCCACTGGAGCAACAGGCCAAACTGGCGTAGCAGGAGAAGTAGGCGCAACCGGCGCGCCAGGAACACCAGCAGACCCAACCTATGAATACGTAGCAGTCGCATTAAGCTTGGTCGCAGTCGGCATCTCGATAGCTACAGTCATGAAAAAACACTAA
- a CDS encoding PRC-barrel domain-containing protein yields the protein MVKIEEIKGKKVIAKNGMRIGEVEDVELDDNTWTVTKVDVKLTDEVAKLYGTKSGFMSKSVVPLPSNVVGPITGDDIVLKEQVTDINSLREQIETSRW from the coding sequence TTGGTAAAAATTGAGGAAATAAAAGGCAAAAAGGTGATTGCTAAAAACGGCATGAGGATCGGCGAAGTAGAAGACGTCGAATTAGACGACAACACGTGGACTGTGACAAAAGTAGACGTTAAGTTAACTGATGAAGTAGCAAAGCTCTACGGAACTAAAAGCGGATTTATGTCTAAATCTGTAGTGCCGCTACCCAGCAACGTAGTAGGTCCAATAACCGGCGACGACATAGTCTTAAAAGAGCAAGTAACAGACATTAATTCGCTCCGCGAACAAATTGAAACGTCGCGGTGGTAG
- a CDS encoding arylsulfatase, whose amino-acid sequence MPLNEYKPGTRFSGLIGRTVDQSSPAWPMPLRAKEGAPNVLFIILDDTGFGQIGCYGSPIETPNLDSLAANGLLYTNMQTTALCSPTRSCILTGRNHHANGMAGITEISTGYPGYNGYIPFENGFISEILRQKGYNTYAVGKWHLTPANEISGAGPYNRWPLARGFERYYGFLGGDTNQYYPDLTFDNHSVRPPKTPQEGYHLTEDLVNTAISFIADAKQVAPDKPFFLYFCTGAMHAPHHVPKEWADKYKGKFDDGWEAYREKVFQKQKELGIMPSNAELSRHDPDVKPWNECSAEEKKVYSRMMEVFAGYLSHTDYHIGRLLDFLKTIGEFDNTLIMVLSDNGASAEGGPQGSINESLFFNNVPEELADNIKMLDKIGGPETFNHYPWGWTWAGNTPFRRWKRETYRGGVSDPFIVHWPKGIQAKGQIRTQYAHAIDLLPTVLEALEMEAPETIQGVTQSPIQGVSFAHTFNDANAETKHHTQYFEMLGHRSIYQDGWRAVCPWPGPSFAEAGKPFGMPISAEELTQLDAKSWELYHISEDIAENHNIANENRPLLIEMIAQWYVEAGKYNVLPVDGRGTQRFAEQRPQISTERSTYVYYAETQPIGSEVAVNVLNRTHSITADVEITANATGLLLSQGANDGGYALYVREGKLNYAYNYLGKAIYHVESEKQIPIGRHKLRFAFEVTGKPDPSAGKGAPGQGKFYIDSELVGQGEIPVTIPIIMGLSGKFTVGEAPSAPVTPDYSGAFKFTGKIYSITVDVSGESVEDANAKMRHVMARQ is encoded by the coding sequence ATGCCCCTAAATGAGTATAAACCAGGTACCCGATTCTCTGGACTTATCGGCCGCACCGTTGACCAATCAAGCCCGGCTTGGCCTATGCCGCTAAGAGCCAAAGAAGGTGCCCCCAACGTGCTTTTCATAATCCTCGACGACACAGGATTTGGCCAGATAGGCTGCTATGGAAGCCCAATCGAAACACCCAACCTTGACAGCCTAGCTGCAAACGGGCTCCTATACACAAACATGCAAACAACCGCTCTATGTTCTCCTACCCGCTCCTGTATCCTAACGGGTCGCAACCACCACGCCAATGGCATGGCTGGAATTACCGAAATATCCACTGGCTACCCTGGCTACAATGGCTACATTCCCTTTGAGAACGGTTTTATCTCCGAAATTCTTCGACAGAAAGGCTACAACACCTACGCAGTAGGCAAATGGCATCTCACCCCCGCTAACGAAATCTCTGGTGCAGGTCCCTACAATCGTTGGCCGCTTGCCCGCGGTTTTGAGCGCTACTATGGGTTCCTTGGGGGAGATACCAACCAGTATTACCCCGATTTAACTTTTGACAATCACAGCGTAAGACCTCCCAAGACGCCCCAAGAAGGCTACCACTTAACCGAAGACCTCGTCAACACCGCAATATCCTTTATTGCCGATGCTAAGCAGGTTGCCCCTGACAAACCGTTCTTCCTGTATTTCTGCACTGGAGCCATGCATGCGCCCCATCATGTTCCCAAGGAGTGGGCAGACAAATACAAGGGCAAATTCGACGATGGCTGGGAAGCCTATCGAGAAAAAGTCTTCCAAAAACAAAAAGAACTCGGCATAATGCCCTCCAACGCTGAACTCTCCCGCCATGACCCCGACGTCAAACCCTGGAACGAATGTTCCGCTGAAGAGAAAAAGGTGTATTCGCGCATGATGGAGGTCTTTGCGGGTTATCTCTCCCATACCGACTATCACATCGGCAGACTGCTTGACTTCTTAAAAACCATAGGAGAATTCGACAACACCCTCATAATGGTGCTCTCTGATAACGGTGCAAGCGCAGAAGGCGGACCTCAAGGCTCCATAAATGAGAGCCTCTTCTTCAATAACGTTCCCGAAGAGTTAGCGGACAACATAAAAATGCTTGACAAAATCGGCGGCCCCGAAACCTTCAACCATTACCCTTGGGGCTGGACTTGGGCGGGCAACACGCCTTTTCGCCGCTGGAAACGCGAAACCTACCGAGGCGGCGTAAGCGACCCCTTCATTGTTCATTGGCCAAAAGGCATCCAAGCAAAAGGGCAAATCCGAACCCAATACGCCCACGCAATCGACCTGTTACCCACAGTACTTGAAGCATTAGAAATGGAAGCGCCAGAAACGATTCAAGGTGTCACACAATCACCAATTCAAGGCGTAAGCTTCGCCCACACCTTCAACGACGCCAACGCAGAAACCAAACATCACACACAGTACTTCGAGATGCTGGGACATCGCTCTATTTATCAAGACGGCTGGCGCGCAGTCTGCCCCTGGCCTGGTCCCTCGTTTGCGGAGGCAGGAAAACCGTTCGGTATGCCTATTTCTGCAGAAGAACTCACCCAGTTGGACGCTAAAAGCTGGGAACTCTATCACATCAGCGAAGACATTGCGGAAAACCACAACATCGCAAACGAAAACCGACCGCTCCTTATCGAAATGATTGCCCAGTGGTATGTTGAAGCAGGTAAATACAACGTTTTGCCGGTCGATGGCAGGGGAACCCAACGTTTCGCTGAACAGCGACCACAGATAAGCACAGAACGCTCGACCTACGTGTACTATGCTGAAACGCAGCCAATCGGCTCGGAGGTGGCGGTTAATGTGCTCAACCGAACTCACAGCATAACGGCAGATGTAGAAATAACCGCTAACGCTACGGGGCTTCTATTGTCACAGGGTGCAAACGACGGCGGTTACGCGTTGTATGTGAGGGAGGGCAAACTAAATTACGCCTACAACTACTTAGGCAAAGCCATATACCACGTTGAATCCGAAAAACAAATCCCGATTGGACGCCACAAACTACGCTTTGCGTTTGAAGTAACAGGAAAGCCTGACCCGTCCGCAGGAAAAGGCGCCCCTGGGCAAGGAAAATTCTACATAGACAGCGAACTTGTTGGGCAAGGTGAGATACCTGTAACTATCCCCATCATAATGGGTTTGAGCGGCAAATTCACCGTCGGAGAAGCCCCCAGTGCACCCGTAACCCCCGATTACAGTGGAGCCTTCAAGTTTACTGGAAAAATCTACAGCATAACCGTGGATGTAAGCGGTGAAAGCGTCGAGGACGCTAATGCGAAGATGCGTCACGTCATGGCTCGACAATAA
- a CDS encoding DUF1622 domain-containing protein, with protein sequence MSVEEVFSNVASGIKLIAEMSSVALIAVGLVVALYFLVRALITKEKRQYIRLRLSLGRFLVVALELQLAADIIETAILPSWEHIGQLAAIALIRTFLNHFLNKEIEAEEKEKRETEMTQTQKNMKM encoded by the coding sequence TTGAGTGTCGAAGAGGTATTTTCAAACGTCGCTTCTGGAATTAAACTAATTGCTGAGATGTCTAGTGTTGCCCTAATTGCTGTAGGGTTAGTGGTTGCACTATATTTTTTGGTCAGAGCCCTGATTACGAAAGAAAAAAGGCAGTACATTAGACTTAGGTTGTCTTTGGGGCGATTTCTTGTTGTTGCCCTAGAGCTTCAATTAGCCGCTGACATCATTGAGACCGCTATTTTACCCAGCTGGGAACATATTGGTCAACTTGCAGCGATTGCCTTGATTAGAACGTTTCTAAATCACTTCCTTAACAAAGAAATCGAGGCAGAAGAAAAAGAGAAACGGGAAACCGAAATGACCCAAACCCAGAAGAACATGAAAATGTAG
- a CDS encoding DUF6325 family protein: MVMSSETVLYGPMQIFVIGFPGNQFSGEILPALNEARDKNLIRMIDYLFISKDEQGNISTLAGTDLGRKEIRQLDSVIGALLGFGAGGKEGAKKGMEAGLKFSENDRGLSESEIREIAENIPDNSSALMMIVEHLWAKKVKEALVNSNGVMLAQGMLTPELVVRIGEALKA, encoded by the coding sequence ATGGTTATGTCCAGTGAAACAGTCTTGTATGGTCCGATGCAAATTTTCGTTATTGGCTTTCCGGGCAACCAATTTAGCGGCGAGATTCTTCCAGCGTTAAACGAAGCAAGAGACAAGAACCTCATTCGCATGATTGACTATCTTTTCATCAGCAAAGATGAACAAGGCAACATTTCAACCCTTGCAGGCACAGATTTAGGCAGAAAAGAAATCAGGCAATTAGACTCTGTAATTGGTGCGTTGTTAGGTTTTGGGGCAGGCGGCAAAGAAGGCGCAAAGAAAGGAATGGAAGCAGGGTTGAAGTTTAGCGAAAACGACAGGGGTCTCTCAGAAAGTGAAATTAGGGAAATCGCAGAGAACATCCCTGACAACAGTTCAGCGTTAATGATGATTGTTGAGCATCTGTGGGCAAAGAAGGTCAAAGAAGCTTTAGTAAACTCCAACGGCGTCATGCTTGCTCAGGGTATGTTGACTCCCGAGTTAGTTGTCAGAATAGGCGAAGCACTCAAAGCTTAA
- a CDS encoding SHOCT domain-containing protein, whose protein sequence is MLAFGVFSLFLVNGFNLQEVKNLSFGPLGRGGARRRTRRRMNRRTALMMMSMQQKQQIQKQTGKNPEQMSEDELNAAMEKTGVEPKSDTDIEQLEKLADLKDRGIINEQEFEAKKSQILKM, encoded by the coding sequence TTGTTAGCCTTTGGCGTATTTTCTCTTTTTTTAGTTAACGGTTTTAACCTTCAAGAGGTGAAAAATTTGAGTTTTGGACCCTTAGGTCGTGGCGGAGCAAGAAGAAGAACCCGACGCAGAATGAATAGACGAACCGCTTTGATGATGATGTCTATGCAGCAGAAGCAGCAGATTCAGAAGCAAACGGGCAAGAACCCTGAGCAGATGAGTGAGGATGAGTTGAATGCTGCAATGGAGAAAACTGGCGTTGAGCCCAAGAGTGATACCGATATTGAACAGCTCGAGAAGTTGGCTGATTTGAAGGATAGAGGTATCATTAACGAGCAGGAGTTTGAGGCTAAGAAGAGCCAGATCCTCAAAATGTAG
- a CDS encoding PRC-barrel domain-containing protein, producing MVSADELSGKKIVSLKGDEIGEVRDVEVDPLKWQVTHLQMKLSSRAAVSLGFKKTIGSYTVCMPIELVSSIGDVVTINKTLLDIAATTDIKECPTKSVRRRINVSL from the coding sequence TTGGTTAGTGCAGATGAACTTTCTGGAAAAAAAATCGTCAGCCTAAAAGGAGACGAAATCGGCGAAGTTAGGGATGTAGAGGTTGATCCGCTAAAATGGCAAGTAACTCACCTCCAAATGAAACTAAGTAGCAGAGCAGCAGTTTCGCTGGGTTTCAAAAAAACCATCGGCAGTTACACTGTATGCATGCCAATTGAGTTAGTTTCATCCATCGGCGACGTGGTAACTATAAACAAAACCTTGCTCGACATCGCTGCAACCACAGATATAAAAGAATGCCCAACAAAAAGTGTACGACGACGCATAAACGTAAGCCTCTAA
- a CDS encoding ABC transporter permease subunit: MDFQNVWTIASKELGAYSKKKSLLYSTILFPVLVGIGFPLFLGVLGQTISGGIPDFALPGVINSFMFFFIIGVIFISGGIASYSIIGEKVEKSLEPLLATPISDSEILLGKSIAAFLPALLATYGGAAIFATLIDVTTAPTLGYLYFPNISMAVTLFAVVPLVCLVSVEVAVLISAKINDVRAANQYGGVLAFPFVIIYVAGETGIINLNTTNLLLISTAILVVDVLLFFLSKATFQREEILTKWR; the protein is encoded by the coding sequence ATGGACTTTCAAAATGTTTGGACGATCGCAAGCAAAGAGTTAGGGGCATACTCAAAGAAAAAGAGCCTCCTCTATTCAACCATCCTATTTCCCGTCTTGGTAGGCATAGGATTTCCTCTGTTCCTAGGCGTGCTGGGGCAAACCATCTCGGGGGGCATTCCAGACTTTGCGCTTCCAGGCGTAATCAACTCTTTCATGTTCTTCTTCATAATAGGCGTGATATTCATCTCGGGCGGCATCGCATCCTACAGCATCATCGGCGAAAAAGTCGAAAAAAGCCTCGAACCCCTACTGGCAACCCCAATATCCGATAGCGAAATCTTGCTTGGAAAAAGCATCGCTGCCTTCCTTCCAGCCCTACTTGCAACCTACGGAGGCGCAGCCATCTTCGCAACACTAATTGATGTCACAACAGCCCCCACCTTAGGCTACCTCTACTTCCCAAACATCAGTATGGCAGTAACCCTCTTTGCGGTGGTGCCTCTGGTGTGCCTCGTCAGCGTGGAAGTTGCCGTCCTAATTTCAGCCAAAATCAACGACGTCCGAGCCGCAAACCAATACGGAGGCGTCCTAGCCTTTCCATTCGTAATCATCTACGTTGCAGGCGAAACCGGCATCATAAACCTAAACACAACCAACCTGCTGCTCATCTCAACCGCAATCTTGGTAGTTGACGTGCTCCTCTTCTTCCTAAGCAAAGCTACCTTCCAGCGAGAAGAAATCTTGACAAAATGGAGATAA
- a CDS encoding ABC transporter ATP-binding protein translates to MIETENLTKTFETTTAVNNLTLKIKEGEVFGFLGPNGAGKTTTIRMLCCLISKTSGNARIGDYEIGNKADTQKIRKITGLLPENVGLYEDLSAYKNLDFYGKIYKLPETQRQERIQRYLTMLGLWEKKDRPAGSFSKGMKQKLAIARALIHDPQVIFLDEPTANLDPEAAKTVREFILELKKEKRTIFINTHLLDEAQRICDRVGVLKTNLLSEGTPEDLRMSLWGTKTVIGLENINETIVAAVKRGQWKIEISGNKLIVSVSLPEKENPEILDAISKAGGRIQSVTQTTPTLEDVYLKLVRS, encoded by the coding sequence GTGATAGAAACAGAAAACCTAACAAAAACATTCGAAACCACCACCGCCGTAAACAACCTCACCCTAAAAATAAAAGAAGGCGAAGTCTTCGGCTTCCTAGGCCCCAACGGCGCAGGCAAAACAACCACAATACGCATGCTCTGCTGCCTCATAAGCAAAACCAGCGGCAACGCCCGAATAGGCGACTACGAAATAGGAAACAAAGCAGACACACAAAAAATCAGAAAAATCACAGGCCTCCTACCCGAAAACGTCGGCCTATACGAAGACTTAAGCGCCTACAAAAACCTCGACTTCTACGGAAAAATCTACAAACTACCCGAAACCCAACGCCAAGAACGCATCCAACGCTACCTAACAATGCTTGGACTCTGGGAGAAAAAAGACCGACCCGCAGGCAGCTTCAGCAAAGGCATGAAGCAAAAACTCGCCATCGCCCGCGCCCTCATCCATGACCCCCAAGTAATCTTCCTCGACGAACCCACCGCCAACCTCGACCCCGAAGCAGCAAAAACCGTCCGCGAATTCATCTTAGAACTCAAAAAAGAAAAACGCACCATATTCATAAACACTCATCTGCTTGATGAAGCCCAACGCATCTGTGACCGCGTCGGTGTGCTCAAAACCAATCTGCTCTCTGAGGGCACTCCTGAAGATCTGCGAATGTCGCTTTGGGGCACAAAAACCGTTATCGGGCTTGAAAACATCAACGAAACTATTGTCGCTGCAGTCAAGCGGGGGCAGTGGAAAATTGAGATATCCGGCAACAAACTAATCGTCTCTGTCAGCCTCCCCGAAAAGGAAAACCCAGAGATTTTGGATGCAATCAGCAAAGCAGGCGGTCGCATCCAATCCGTCACACAAACCACCCCGACCTTAGAGGATGTTTACCTAAAATTAGTTCGGAGTTGA